The following are from one region of the Novosphingobium humi genome:
- a CDS encoding NAD-dependent succinate-semialdehyde dehydrogenase, which yields MTYPELSMVIGGEKVGIAHRRTHAVLNPATGAVIAQLPLADAADLDRALAVADEGFRIWRKSTPQQRAAVLAGAAGLLVQRQEEIARIATLEQGKTLAETRIEVMMVAGLFNFYAGEVGRIYGRTLPRPDGMRSTVTYEPVGPVAAFAPWNFPIGNPGRKLGAPIAAGCSVILKPAEESPASALAVLQALLDAGLPPQVAQVVFGVPDEVSRHLLASPVIRKLSFTGSTVVGKHLAKLAADNCIRTTMELGGHGPVLVFADADIERTLDIAVGHKYRNAGQVCVSPTRFLVEESVFERFRDGFAERAKAITVGDGMDEGSRMGPMANPRRPEAIEALVKDAVAAGAKLNAGGKRIGNQGFFFEPTVISQVPLTARIMNEEPFGPVAIINPMAGEEAMIAEANRLPYGLAAYCWTQDGARQKRLARELEAGMVGINTVAIGAADSPFGGVKWSGHGAEDGPEGLHACLVTKAIHEG from the coding sequence ATGACTTATCCTGAACTTTCGATGGTGATTGGCGGCGAGAAGGTGGGGATCGCCCATCGCCGCACCCATGCCGTGCTGAACCCGGCCACCGGCGCGGTGATCGCCCAATTGCCGCTGGCCGATGCGGCCGATCTGGATCGGGCGCTGGCCGTGGCCGATGAAGGCTTTCGCATCTGGCGCAAATCCACGCCTCAGCAGCGCGCCGCCGTGCTGGCGGGCGCGGCGGGCCTGCTGGTGCAGCGTCAGGAAGAGATCGCCCGCATCGCCACGCTTGAGCAGGGCAAGACTCTGGCCGAAACCCGCATCGAGGTGATGATGGTGGCGGGCCTGTTCAATTTCTATGCAGGAGAAGTGGGCCGCATCTATGGCCGCACCCTGCCGCGCCCCGATGGCATGCGTTCGACCGTCACCTATGAGCCGGTTGGCCCGGTGGCGGCCTTTGCGCCGTGGAATTTCCCCATCGGCAATCCGGGGCGTAAATTGGGCGCGCCGATTGCGGCCGGGTGCAGCGTGATCCTGAAGCCTGCCGAGGAATCGCCGGCCTCGGCGCTCGCCGTGCTTCAGGCTTTGCTCGACGCGGGCCTGCCGCCGCAGGTGGCGCAGGTGGTGTTCGGCGTACCCGACGAGGTGAGCCGCCATCTGCTGGCCAGCCCGGTGATCCGCAAGCTCTCCTTCACCGGATCGACGGTGGTGGGCAAGCATCTGGCAAAACTGGCGGCGGACAATTGCATCCGCACGACGATGGAGCTGGGCGGGCATGGGCCGGTGCTGGTCTTTGCCGACGCGGATATAGAGCGCACGCTCGATATTGCCGTGGGCCACAAATATCGCAACGCGGGTCAGGTCTGCGTCAGCCCGACGCGCTTCCTTGTCGAGGAAAGCGTGTTCGAGCGTTTCCGTGATGGCTTTGCCGAGCGCGCCAAGGCGATCACCGTGGGGGATGGCATGGACGAGGGCAGCCGCATGGGGCCGATGGCCAACCCGCGCCGCCCGGAGGCCATCGAGGCCTTGGTGAAAGATGCCGTGGCCGCAGGCGCCAAATTGAACGCAGGCGGCAAGCGTATCGGCAATCAGGGCTTCTTCTTTGAACCCACCGTGATTTCGCAAGTGCCTTTGACGGCCCGCATTATGAATGAGGAGCCCTTTGGCCCCGTCGCCATCATCAACCCGATGGCGGGCGAGGAGGCGATGATCGCCGAGGCCAACCGGCTGCCCTATGGTCTGGCCGCCTATTGCTGGACGCAGGATGGTGCGCGGCAAAAGCGTCTGGCGCGCGAGCTGGAGGCCGGGATGGTGGGCATCAACACCGTGGCCATCGGGGCTGCGGATTCGCCCTTTGGCGGGGTCAAATGGTCGGGCCACGGCGCCGAGGACGGACCGGAAGGGCTCCACGCCTGCCTTGTCACCAAGGCGATCCACGAAGGATAA
- a CDS encoding DUF2490 domain-containing protein, giving the protein MKLLLSLPLLLLAPMAHAAEEDTQTWAAVHGMVGLRGRAVVNFDYQARITDTHSRAGQVLLRQAIGYRITPKTSVFGGYAYVRTDNLGAKVLDEHRLFQQANFSILDAGKSGAITGRSRLEQRFVEGSGEVGWRMRQQIRGALPIGKGFALVGSAEPFFAFNRTTWGQKAGFDQLRLFGGIALPVARGFAIETGYMGQYIARDAKADRMNHIISLAITINR; this is encoded by the coding sequence ATGAAGCTTCTGTTGTCCCTGCCTCTGCTCCTTTTGGCGCCCATGGCTCATGCCGCCGAGGAGGATACGCAGACATGGGCCGCCGTGCATGGCATGGTCGGGCTGAGGGGCCGGGCTGTGGTCAATTTCGACTATCAGGCGCGCATTACCGACACCCACAGCCGCGCCGGACAGGTCCTGCTGCGTCAGGCCATCGGCTATCGCATCACCCCCAAGACCAGCGTGTTTGGCGGCTATGCCTATGTCCGCACCGACAATCTGGGGGCCAAGGTGCTGGACGAACATCGCCTGTTTCAGCAGGCCAATTTCAGCATTCTGGATGCGGGCAAGAGCGGCGCGATCACCGGGCGCAGCCGTCTGGAGCAGCGCTTTGTCGAGGGTTCGGGCGAGGTGGGCTGGCGGATGCGGCAGCAGATCCGTGGCGCTCTGCCCATCGGCAAGGGTTTCGCGCTGGTGGGCAGCGCCGAGCCGTTCTTTGCCTTCAATCGGACCACTTGGGGCCAGAAGGCTGGCTTCGACCAATTGCGCCTGTTTGGCGGGATCGCGCTGCCCGTGGCGCGCGGCTTTGCCATCGAGACCGGATATATGGGCCAATATATTGCGCGCGATGCAAAGGCCGACCGGATGAATCACATTATCAGCCTGGCCATCACCATCAACCGATAA
- a CDS encoding amidohydrolase family protein, with protein MSEQPHLHPLHTGGERGYLRIATEEAFATREQVDIFLRMIRDGTADKGMVSLWGFYAQSPSPRATQIMERLLDLGERRIADMDATGIDVAILALTSPGVQPILDVEEAKGVARRANELLADACAKYPTRFVGMTAVAPQDPEWSADEIRRGAREWGFKGCQINSHTQGHYLDEPQFDPIFRALVEVDQPLYIHPATLPDSMIGPVLEAGLDGAVFGFGVETGMHLLRLITTGIFDRYPTLQIMVGHMGEALPYWLYRLDYMHQAGVRSQRYERLKPLKKTIAEYMRSNVLITNSGMAWEPAIKFAQEVMGEDRVMYAMDYPYQYEAREVVDMDNMAMNFATKRKFFEDNARRWFKL; from the coding sequence ATGAGCGAACAACCCCATCTCCACCCCCTGCACACCGGCGGCGAGCGCGGATACTTGCGCATCGCCACCGAGGAAGCCTTTGCCACGCGCGAGCAGGTGGACATCTTCCTGCGCATGATCCGCGACGGCACGGCGGACAAGGGCATGGTCAGCCTGTGGGGCTTTTATGCGCAAAGCCCGTCGCCGCGCGCGACCCAGATCATGGAGCGCCTGCTCGATCTTGGCGAGCGGCGGATCGCCGATATGGATGCGACCGGGATTGACGTGGCGATCCTCGCGCTGACCAGCCCCGGCGTGCAGCCGATTTTGGACGTGGAGGAAGCCAAGGGCGTGGCGCGGCGGGCCAATGAGCTGCTGGCTGATGCCTGCGCGAAATATCCCACGCGTTTTGTGGGCATGACGGCGGTCGCGCCGCAGGACCCGGAATGGTCGGCCGACGAGATCCGCCGCGGCGCGCGCGAGTGGGGCTTTAAGGGATGCCAGATCAACAGCCACACGCAGGGCCACTATCTGGACGAGCCGCAATTCGATCCCATCTTCCGCGCGCTGGTCGAGGTGGATCAGCCGCTCTATATCCACCCCGCCACCTTGCCCGACAGCATGATCGGCCCGGTGCTGGAGGCGGGGCTGGACGGCGCGGTCTTCGGCTTTGGCGTGGAAACCGGGATGCACCTGCTGCGCCTCATCACCACGGGCATTTTCGACCGCTATCCCACGTTGCAGATCATGGTCGGCCATATGGGTGAGGCGCTGCCCTATTGGCTTTACCGGCTGGATTACATGCATCAGGCGGGCGTGCGTTCGCAGCGCTATGAACGCCTCAAGCCGCTGAAAAAGACCATCGCGGAATATATGCGCAGCAACGTGCTGATCACCAATTCGGGCATGGCTTGGGAACCGGCGATCAAATTTGCGCAAGAGGTGATGGGCGAGGATCGCGTCATGTATGCGATGGACTATCCCTATCAGTACGAGGCGCGCGAAGTGGTCGATATGGACAATATGGCCATGAATTTTGCCACAAAACGCAAGTTCTTTGAGGATAACGCGCGCCGCTGGTTCAAACTGTAG
- a CDS encoding MarR family winged helix-turn-helix transcriptional regulator produces MAKVKETLVKTTPPGEDADDIGEIRDIVGFHLRLAHGAVYRHFTETFAELDLTQKQVSVLWLVDDHPGIAQTGLAQRMRMDRATTMAIVNRLEARDLLQRGKSDTDGRKQTLHLTVAGKAMLATAKEAIRAHEEWLKSRYTPREVAVLIELLTRLHE; encoded by the coding sequence ATGGCAAAAGTCAAGGAAACGCTGGTGAAAACCACCCCTCCGGGGGAAGATGCCGACGATATTGGCGAAATCCGCGACATCGTGGGCTTTCACCTGCGCCTTGCCCATGGCGCGGTCTATCGCCACTTTACCGAGACCTTTGCCGAACTGGATCTGACCCAGAAACAGGTCTCGGTGCTGTGGCTGGTCGATGATCACCCCGGCATCGCGCAAACGGGCCTGGCCCAGCGCATGAGGATGGACCGGGCCACCACCATGGCCATCGTCAACCGGCTGGAGGCGCGCGACCTGTTGCAGCGCGGCAAGTCCGACACCGACGGGCGCAAGCAGACGCTGCATCTGACGGTGGCGGGCAAGGCGATGCTGGCCACGGCAAAAGAGGCGATCCGCGCGCATGAGGAATGGCTGAAGTCGCGATACACGCCGCGCGAGGTGGCGGTGTTGATCGAGTTGCTGACGCGGTTGCATGAGTGA
- a CDS encoding acyl-CoA dehydrogenase family protein, whose translation MDITATIARHLAISPGWDALLAASESCAQASPDMIAEILGSAGRFAQERLAPLNAAADVTGCKLVDGRVITVPEHKAAWAEFCEGGWLMLDAWPEIGGMGLPTALGNAVQEMMDRHCPAFGMMPVPSRAGARLIHAFADDAVREAWLPGLIDGSIGATICISEPDAGSDVRRLRTRGERQADGSWRITGEKCWISFGDQDLTGAIAHLLLAKTAPEGQAPSPKDPISLFLVPSVEHGARAPIVVRRIEEKLGLHASPTCVMGFEGAPAYLLGEMGRGLPQLFVMITNMRLATGVMGLAVASRAAEIAYGYAAERRQGGNGPQPITINAHADVQAQLLSLSARVEPLRGLIFATANAADLARFTDDAAVRAHNEALAGWLLPIVKTLGGETGFGVASDAIQVLGGAGYTRDWPVEQGLRDARVLTVFEGTTGMQAQDITLRRLRAPGAAGYHAFLQAAREDAARIDHAGFNAALGTFTACADALIAADPATAEAGATPFLTLAGVVATGWIAARLIAAEAGDPLSRQLAAAGRYALADIAPRAALAAAQALMAAERVAGFGVMVEG comes from the coding sequence ATGGATATCACCGCCACCATCGCACGCCATCTGGCCATCAGCCCCGGCTGGGATGCGCTTTTGGCCGCCAGCGAATCCTGCGCGCAGGCCAGCCCCGACATGATTGCCGAGATCCTCGGTTCGGCGGGCCGCTTTGCACAGGAGCGTCTGGCGCCGCTGAATGCGGCCGCCGATGTGACGGGGTGCAAATTGGTCGATGGCCGCGTCATCACCGTGCCCGAACACAAGGCCGCATGGGCCGAATTCTGCGAAGGCGGCTGGCTGATGCTCGACGCCTGGCCCGAGATCGGCGGCATGGGCCTGCCCACGGCGCTGGGCAATGCGGTGCAGGAAATGATGGACCGCCACTGCCCCGCATTTGGCATGATGCCCGTGCCCAGCCGGGCGGGCGCGCGGCTGATCCACGCCTTTGCCGATGATGCGGTGCGCGAGGCGTGGCTGCCGGGGCTGATCGACGGCTCGATCGGCGCGACCATCTGCATTTCCGAACCCGACGCGGGCAGCGATGTGCGCCGGTTGCGCACACGGGGCGAGCGTCAGGCCGATGGCTCATGGCGGATCACCGGCGAGAAATGCTGGATCAGCTTTGGCGATCAGGATCTGACGGGTGCCATTGCCCATCTCCTGCTGGCCAAGACCGCGCCCGAAGGCCAAGCCCCCAGCCCCAAGGACCCGATCAGCCTGTTCCTCGTGCCCTCGGTCGAACATGGCGCGCGCGCGCCGATAGTCGTGCGCCGAATCGAGGAAAAGCTGGGCCTCCATGCCTCGCCCACCTGCGTCATGGGCTTTGAAGGGGCGCCCGCCTATCTGCTGGGCGAAATGGGGCGCGGGCTGCCGCAGCTTTTCGTGATGATCACCAATATGCGTCTGGCCACCGGCGTCATGGGCCTGGCCGTGGCCAGTCGCGCGGCGGAAATCGCCTATGGCTATGCGGCCGAGCGGCGGCAGGGCGGCAATGGGCCGCAGCCGATCACCATCAACGCCCATGCCGATGTGCAGGCGCAACTGCTCTCGCTCTCGGCGCGGGTCGAGCCTCTGCGCGGGCTGATCTTTGCCACGGCCAATGCCGCCGATCTGGCGCGCTTTACCGATGATGCGGCGGTTCGGGCGCATAATGAGGCGCTGGCCGGGTGGCTGCTCCCTATCGTCAAAACATTGGGCGGCGAAACGGGCTTTGGCGTCGCCTCGGATGCGATTCAGGTGCTGGGCGGGGCGGGATACACACGCGATTGGCCGGTCGAGCAGGGGTTGCGCGATGCCCGCGTCCTCACTGTGTTCGAGGGCACCACCGGTATGCAGGCGCAGGACATCACCCTGCGCCGCCTGCGTGCACCGGGCGCGGCGGGATACCATGCGTTTTTGCAGGCCGCGCGCGAGGATGCCGCCCGCATCGACCATGCCGGTTTCAACGCGGCGCTGGGCACCTTCACCGCTTGCGCCGATGCCCTAATCGCCGCCGATCCTGCCACCGCCGAGGCCGGGGCAACGCCCTTCCTGACGCTGGCGGGCGTGGTGGCCACGGGCTGGATCGCGGCGCGGCTGATCGCAGCGGAGGCAGGCGATCCGCTTTCGCGCCAATTGGCGGCGGCGGGGCGCTATGCGCTGGCCGACATTGCCCCGCGGGCGGCTCTGGCGGCGGCGCAGGCCTTGATGGCGGCGGAGCGGGTTGCCGGGTTTGGGGTGATGGTGGAGGGGTGA
- a CDS encoding MarR family winged helix-turn-helix transcriptional regulator, whose amino-acid sequence MNDPLANLPGYVLRRASSAALAGLNRRLSALSLRHVDASLLMLLNGQPGITQSEAGRVLDIQRANMVPIVGRLEARGLIDRQRVDGRSQGLYLSAEGEALHTQVMSVIDAYEQTLMEGVPAPLRKQAMAVLHAFWQSAEAAIESD is encoded by the coding sequence ATGAACGATCCATTGGCAAATCTTCCCGGCTATGTGCTGCGCCGGGCTTCCTCGGCGGCGTTGGCCGGACTTAATCGGCGCCTCTCCGCGCTCTCGCTGCGCCATGTCGATGCCAGCCTGCTGATGCTGCTCAACGGCCAGCCGGGCATTACCCAGAGCGAGGCGGGGCGCGTTCTGGATATTCAGCGTGCCAATATGGTGCCCATCGTCGGGCGGCTGGAAGCGCGGGGCCTGATCGACCGCCAGCGGGTCGATGGGCGCTCGCAGGGGCTTTACCTGAGCGCCGAGGGCGAGGCGCTGCACACGCAGGTCATGAGCGTGATCGACGCTTATGAACAGACCTTGATGGAAGGGGTGCCCGCCCCCTTGCGCAAACAGGCGATGGCGGTTCTGCATGCCTTCTGGCAATCGGCAGAAGCCGCCATCGAGAGCGATTAA
- a CDS encoding M14 family metallopeptidase encodes MSEFAIHIDSAFDSGNIEVRAIHGATATLAIRRDAHSDFFQWFHFRVSGAAGRELVLRITGLNAAAYPGGWEDYRACVSEDRDYWARADTAWDPQTENGTLTITYSPESEVCWFAYFAPYSMERHQDLIAQIAAEPGVIYRRLGQSLDGQPIDCLTMGHGPVQIWLQARQHPGESMAQWWMEGALDALTDPANPHGRLLRQKATVHVVPNANPDGSRRGHLRTNAAGVNLNREWHDPQPDRSPEVLAIRNAMDETGVALCMDVHGDEAIPHVFIAGFEGIPSITEAQLASYRRYLAILDAQTPDFQTKAGYPVAPAGRANLTMATNQIAQRYGAVAMTLEMPFKDHNDLPCPDQGWSPERSAQLGRDCIAALAQWIAA; translated from the coding sequence ATGAGCGAATTTGCCATCCACATCGATTCCGCCTTTGATTCTGGCAATATAGAGGTCCGCGCCATCCATGGCGCCACGGCCACGCTGGCCATACGGCGCGATGCGCACAGCGACTTTTTTCAATGGTTCCATTTCCGCGTTTCGGGCGCGGCAGGGCGCGAACTGGTGCTGCGCATCACGGGCCTTAACGCGGCGGCCTATCCGGGCGGGTGGGAAGACTATCGCGCCTGCGTTTCAGAGGACCGCGACTATTGGGCGCGCGCCGACACCGCATGGGACCCGCAGACCGAAAACGGCACGCTGACCATCACCTATTCGCCCGAGAGCGAGGTCTGCTGGTTCGCCTATTTCGCGCCTTATTCGATGGAGCGCCATCAGGACCTGATCGCGCAGATCGCCGCGGAGCCGGGCGTCATCTATCGCCGCCTTGGGCAAAGCCTTGATGGCCAGCCCATCGACTGCCTGACCATGGGCCACGGGCCGGTGCAGATATGGCTGCAGGCGCGCCAGCATCCGGGCGAGAGCATGGCGCAATGGTGGATGGAAGGGGCGCTGGATGCCCTGACCGATCCGGCCAATCCGCATGGTCGCCTGCTGCGGCAAAAGGCCACGGTGCATGTCGTGCCCAATGCCAATCCCGATGGATCGCGCCGGGGCCATTTGCGGACCAATGCAGCGGGGGTGAACCTCAACCGCGAATGGCATGATCCCCAGCCTGACCGCAGTCCAGAGGTTTTGGCCATCCGCAATGCGATGGATGAAACCGGCGTGGCCCTGTGCATGGACGTGCATGGCGACGAGGCGATCCCGCATGTCTTCATCGCCGGTTTCGAGGGCATCCCCTCCATCACTGAGGCGCAGCTTGCCTCCTATCGCCGCTATCTGGCGATCCTTGACGCGCAAACGCCCGATTTCCAGACCAAGGCGGGCTACCCCGTCGCGCCTGCGGGCCGGGCCAATCTGACCATGGCCACCAACCAGATTGCGCAGCGCTATGGCGCGGTGGCGATGACGCTGGAAATGCCCTTCAAGGACCACAATGACCTGCCCTGCCCCGATCAGGGGTGGAGCCCGGAGCGCAGCGCGCAATTGGGCCGCGACTGCATCGCCGCGCTGGCCCAGTGGATTGCGGCCTGA
- a CDS encoding DUF4136 domain-containing protein, protein MMRFIKSLAPLMLLSACAVPVGPVEVSRFHVADASPLGHGTIAVVPGPGMDGSSLEVQSYQIAVERELSALGYTAAPPDSADQIASIRLVRTTLTESRNPVGVSLGASGSNYGSGAGVGISIPIRTGSGQSTATDLIAVIRDRAGGKTLWEGRASFTVSSTSPLAQTQLAAPKLAQALFSGFPGQSGETIRVP, encoded by the coding sequence ATGATGCGCTTTATCAAGTCACTCGCGCCGCTGATGCTGCTTTCCGCCTGCGCCGTGCCTGTCGGTCCGGTTGAGGTGTCGCGCTTCCATGTCGCCGATGCCTCGCCGCTGGGCCATGGCACGATTGCGGTGGTGCCCGGCCCCGGCATGGATGGGTCCAGCCTCGAGGTCCAATCCTATCAGATCGCCGTCGAGCGCGAACTCTCCGCGCTGGGCTATACCGCCGCCCCGCCCGACAGCGCCGACCAGATCGCCTCGATCCGCCTTGTCCGCACCACGCTGACCGAGAGCCGCAATCCGGTGGGCGTCAGCCTTGGCGCATCGGGCAGCAATTACGGCAGCGGCGCAGGCGTGGGCATTTCCATCCCGATCCGCACCGGTTCGGGCCAGAGCACCGCCACCGACCTGATCGCGGTCATCCGTGATCGCGCCGGCGGCAAGACCCTTTGGGAAGGGCGCGCCAGCTTTACCGTGTCGAGCACCTCGCCGCTGGCCCAGACCCAACTGGCCGCGCCCAAGCTGGCGCAGGCGCTGTTTTCCGGCTTTCCGGGCCAATCGGGTGAAACCATCCGCGTTCCCTGA